A stretch of the Sphingobacterium thalpophilum genome encodes the following:
- a CDS encoding efflux RND transporter periplasmic adaptor subunit yields the protein MKKLLALCLLLGTVGSLASCRSSNANADQKEEIKNIPVTPLIVMDTTVYQEYIADIQAFKNVEVRSKLNGFLDKIYVDEGAWVKKGQVLFKYNNEEYRAELAKAKAQYDNSIAEAQKIKLEMERTQKLVDKNIVSPSEYNLLKIQLKAANSKIEEARALVNQAQTKLDYTVIHAPFDGRIDRILLKEGSLLTEGSLITTISDLSQVNVYFDISEREYLTMMQDKLNGKDTKKTVKLILANGALYPHEGVAHIVESEFEANTGSISLRVQFPNAEHILKHGATGKIAVPMETGQHTFVHQKSVFEIQDKTYVYTMQSDSTVKMTPFVAGSRVGHYYIVEGGLDPNVKVVYEGVQNLRNGMKINPKLRKL from the coding sequence ATGAAGAAATTACTTGCATTGTGCCTTTTGTTGGGTACGGTAGGTTCGCTGGCTTCATGCCGCTCCTCCAACGCTAATGCTGATCAAAAAGAAGAAATTAAAAACATACCGGTTACGCCGCTGATTGTTATGGATACAACTGTGTATCAAGAATACATTGCGGATATACAGGCGTTTAAAAATGTGGAGGTGCGCTCCAAACTGAACGGATTCCTTGACAAAATCTATGTGGATGAGGGAGCCTGGGTGAAAAAAGGCCAGGTGCTGTTCAAATACAACAACGAAGAGTACCGTGCTGAGCTGGCAAAGGCCAAGGCGCAGTATGATAATTCCATTGCTGAGGCTCAGAAAATAAAGCTGGAGATGGAACGGACCCAGAAGTTGGTGGATAAAAATATTGTGAGCCCTTCAGAGTATAATCTGCTGAAGATACAGTTAAAGGCTGCGAATTCGAAAATTGAAGAGGCACGGGCGCTCGTCAATCAAGCCCAGACCAAATTGGACTATACCGTGATCCATGCTCCATTTGATGGCCGCATTGACCGTATATTATTGAAGGAAGGCTCTTTGCTAACGGAAGGAAGTCTTATTACCACCATTTCGGACCTCAGTCAGGTCAATGTGTATTTTGATATCTCCGAACGCGAATACCTGACCATGATGCAGGACAAACTGAACGGTAAGGACACCAAGAAGACCGTGAAATTAATTCTGGCGAACGGTGCTTTATATCCACATGAAGGGGTCGCTCACATTGTCGAAAGTGAATTTGAAGCAAATACCGGATCGATTTCATTACGGGTACAGTTCCCCAATGCTGAACATATCTTAAAGCATGGGGCAACAGGAAAAATTGCGGTCCCTATGGAAACCGGACAGCATACCTTTGTACACCAAAAATCCGTATTTGAAATTCAGGACAAGACCTACGTCTATACCATGCAGTCCGATAGCACGGTTAAAATGACACCTTTTGTAGCCGGATCGCGGGTTGGACATTACTATATTGTCGAAGGTGGCCTGGATCCCAATGTCAAGGTGGTCTACGAGGGCGTGCAGAATTTGCGTAATGGCATGAAGATTAACCCAAAATTGAGGAAGCTGTAG
- a CDS encoding endonuclease/exonuclease/phosphatase family protein, whose amino-acid sequence MRRQNVLTFLCCCLISLWQAAGFAQDRLHLTIGSYNIRYDNAGDRQAGNGWEQRLPVIASLIDFVDYDVFGAQEVLASQLEDLKKSLPAYDYVGVGRDDGKVAGEFAPIFFKKDKFRKLKTGVFWLSQSPGQPSKGWDAALPRICTWVQLEHIRSGQKLWYFNLHMDHVGIQAREESSKLVVNKMRELAKNDRAILTGDFNVDQHNTIYSTLQQSGFIRDSYALAPSKLAWNGTFNAFDNNLWTDSRIDHVFVTPSIKVRHYAVLTESYRSPKEDQQEVKKGDFPKELSFKQYETRLPSDHFPVVVKIDM is encoded by the coding sequence ATGAGACGACAAAATGTACTTACTTTTTTGTGCTGCTGTTTGATTTCCTTATGGCAGGCAGCGGGATTTGCTCAGGACAGATTGCATCTTACGATTGGCAGCTATAACATCCGCTACGATAATGCAGGCGACCGGCAGGCTGGAAACGGCTGGGAGCAACGTCTTCCTGTCATAGCCTCATTAATTGATTTTGTGGATTATGACGTCTTTGGCGCGCAGGAGGTGTTGGCGTCGCAGCTTGAGGATCTCAAAAAATCGCTCCCTGCGTATGACTATGTGGGAGTAGGCCGGGATGACGGCAAAGTAGCCGGTGAGTTTGCTCCGATCTTTTTTAAGAAAGACAAGTTCCGAAAATTGAAAACTGGGGTCTTCTGGCTTTCACAATCCCCCGGGCAACCGTCAAAAGGCTGGGATGCTGCTCTGCCGCGGATCTGTACCTGGGTGCAGCTGGAGCACATCCGGTCAGGACAGAAGTTATGGTACTTTAATCTGCATATGGATCACGTGGGGATTCAGGCGAGAGAGGAAAGCAGTAAATTGGTCGTGAACAAAATGCGGGAACTGGCCAAAAATGACCGTGCGATCTTGACCGGAGATTTTAACGTAGATCAGCATAATACAATCTATTCCACCTTGCAGCAATCGGGTTTTATCCGTGATAGCTACGCACTTGCCCCAAGCAAGTTGGCTTGGAACGGTACATTTAATGCTTTTGATAATAACCTTTGGACGGACAGCCGGATAGACCATGTGTTTGTCACCCCAAGCATCAAGGTGAGACATTATGCTGTATTAACTGAGTCTTACCGGAGCCCGAAAGAGGATCAGCAAGAGGTGAAGAAGGGAGACTTCCCCAAAGAGCTTTCTTTTAAGCAGTATGAAACCAGACTTCCCTCGGACCATTTTCCGGTTGTGGTAAAAATAGACATGTGA